In Planctomycetota bacterium, one genomic interval encodes:
- the lsrF gene encoding 3-hydroxy-5-phosphonooxypentane-2,4-dione thiolase — protein sequence MDWGMKNRMSQLIQPDGHCFFLPVDHGYFQGPTHCLEKPSETIKPLLPYCDALFATRGVMRASIDAVKMKPIILRVSGGASVVGKDLANEGLTTSIEEIIRLNATAVGISVFIGSDYEKESLLNLATLVNDCERYGIPVMAVTAVGKELEKREARYLALCCRIAAELGARVVKTYWCKDFNKVVEGCPVPVVIAGGPKCETEREVLEFVYDGMQQGATGINLGRNIWQSAHPVAIAKALQSIIHKKADVKKAQEIFNKTLKG from the coding sequence ATGGACTGGGGAATGAAAAACCGGATGAGCCAACTTATCCAACCAGATGGCCATTGTTTCTTTTTACCCGTGGACCACGGGTATTTCCAAGGACCCACTCATTGTCTGGAAAAACCGAGCGAGACCATCAAGCCGCTTTTGCCTTATTGCGATGCACTGTTTGCCACCAGAGGCGTGATGCGTGCCAGCATCGATGCGGTTAAGATGAAACCTATTATATTAAGAGTATCCGGTGGCGCCAGCGTGGTGGGAAAAGACCTGGCAAATGAGGGACTCACCACATCTATCGAGGAAATTATCAGATTGAATGCAACAGCTGTTGGTATATCCGTCTTCATCGGCAGCGATTACGAAAAGGAATCGCTCTTAAATCTCGCTACACTTGTGAATGACTGCGAGCGATACGGCATTCCGGTAATGGCAGTCACCGCCGTAGGCAAGGAACTAGAAAAACGGGAGGCTCGTTACCTTGCATTATGTTGCCGGATTGCCGCCGAATTAGGCGCTCGGGTGGTCAAAACCTATTGGTGTAAGGATTTTAACAAAGTAGTGGAAGGATGCCCTGTTCCTGTGGTTATAGCAGGCGGCCCGAAATGTGAAACCGAACGGGAAGTGTTGGAGTTCGTTTATGACGGGATGCAACAAGGAGCCACTGGTATAAACCTGGGAAGAAATATCTGGCAAAGTGCTCATCCGGTAGCAATAGCAAAAGCGCTCCAATCAATTATCCACAAAAAGGCAGATGTTAAAAAGGCGCAAGAGATATTTAATAAGACCCTAAAAGGATAA
- a CDS encoding NAD+ synthase, which translates to MSELQTYIPEMLKLALAQINPTVGDIRGNTVKIISYINKARVRKADVVIFPELAMTGYPPEDLLDIPGFVNSNLEALDKIKHQTGGITAIVGFADRDTKGFLYNSAALLSNKRMLGIYHKMHLPNYGVFDEKRYFTAGTQCPVFRAAKTALGINICEDIWMDRGPVDYQAKQGKAEIIINISSSPFHTGKYFERQQILRRRANENKIYIVYVNLIGGQDELVFDGRSMVFNPAGELIAQAKAFKEDLLVVDIPQEIQNTVYKVQATGEIGEIYEALKLGLKDYIRKNGFKKVLIGLSGGIDSALTALIAVDALGRGNVHGFYLPSEFSSQLSKQCTLELAHNLGIKLVTVSIKDIYQKYLKSLGLSGKITLTHENLQSRIRGTILMALSNTTGAIVLTTGNKSEMSTGYATLYGDMAGGFALIKDVPKTMVYKLSSYGNDLFYNKTGKYPISAEIITRPPTAELKPNQKDSDTLPDYEVLDLILQAYIEENRSLDEIIQLTGAPLKVVERVIRMVSLSEYKRRQSPPGVKITPRAFGKDRRFPITNRFS; encoded by the coding sequence ATGTCGGAGTTGCAAACTTACATCCCTGAAATGCTTAAACTTGCCTTAGCCCAGATAAACCCCACGGTTGGTGATATCAGGGGCAATACCGTTAAAATCATCTCATATATTAATAAGGCCAGAGTTAGGAAGGCCGATGTTGTCATTTTTCCAGAACTGGCTATGACTGGTTATCCACCCGAAGACCTGCTCGATATACCTGGATTTGTTAACTCTAATTTAGAAGCATTGGATAAAATAAAGCATCAAACAGGGGGTATTACTGCCATTGTCGGATTTGCGGATAGAGACACAAAAGGTTTTCTTTATAATTCAGCCGCGTTATTATCAAACAAGAGAATGCTTGGTATTTACCATAAGATGCACCTGCCTAATTATGGTGTGTTTGACGAAAAGCGTTATTTTACGGCAGGAACACAATGCCCTGTATTTCGAGCAGCTAAAACAGCGTTAGGAATAAATATCTGCGAGGATATATGGATGGATAGGGGACCAGTAGATTATCAGGCAAAACAAGGTAAAGCAGAAATCATTATCAATATCAGTTCTTCGCCTTTTCATACCGGGAAATATTTTGAGCGCCAGCAAATCCTCAGGCGTCGCGCTAATGAAAACAAGATTTATATCGTTTATGTCAATCTTATTGGTGGGCAGGATGAACTGGTTTTTGACGGACGGTCCATGGTATTTAATCCGGCGGGCGAACTTATTGCTCAGGCAAAGGCTTTTAAGGAGGACTTGCTCGTTGTGGACATACCGCAAGAGATACAGAATACGGTATATAAGGTACAAGCGACAGGAGAGATAGGTGAGATATATGAGGCGCTAAAATTAGGCCTGAAAGATTACATCAGAAAGAACGGTTTTAAGAAGGTGCTGATTGGTTTAAGCGGTGGGATTGATTCAGCCCTGACTGCCCTGATTGCCGTGGATGCTCTGGGTAGGGGAAATGTTCATGGGTTCTACTTGCCATCTGAATTCTCATCGCAATTGAGTAAGCAATGCACCCTCGAATTAGCACACAATTTGGGTATAAAATTAGTAACAGTGTCAATCAAGGATATCTATCAGAAATACCTGAAATCATTGGGGTTGTCCGGGAAAATTACCCTGACACACGAAAATCTGCAATCACGAATCAGAGGCACGATTCTTATGGCGCTTTCCAACACGACCGGCGCGATTGTCCTGACTACCGGTAACAAGAGCGAGATGTCCACCGGTTATGCCACACTTTATGGCGATATGGCCGGTGGTTTTGCTCTTATTAAGGATGTGCCAAAAACCATGGTCTACAAATTATCATCTTATGGTAATGACTTGTTTTATAATAAGACAGGTAAGTATCCCATTTCTGCGGAAATAATCACCCGTCCGCCTACGGCTGAACTCAAGCCCAACCAGAAGGATTCTGATACGCTTCCCGATTATGAGGTTCTTGACCTGATTTTGCAGGCGTATATAGAAGAAAATCGAAGTTTGGATGAGATTATTCAATTAACCGGAGCGCCGTTAAAAG
- a CDS encoding DUF4416 family protein — protein sequence MGKILLPSPVKLFIGILATNTSFFRIAEEKLVSLFGVIDLKTPAQGIPFTFTDYYTNEMGNNLKRFFLSFEKAIQPDAITDIKIKTNRLEEVIAGTASAKVTRPVNLDPGYLTSGKVILATTKDYSHRIYLKDGIYAEITLQYRAVKGSGKKFQAMPWTYPDYCTKEYLDFFHQMRKIYLTQNSQ from the coding sequence ATGGGGAAAATTCTGCTACCCTCGCCGGTAAAACTCTTTATCGGCATTCTTGCAACAAATACTTCATTCTTCAGAATAGCTGAAGAAAAGCTGGTATCACTTTTCGGCGTGATTGACCTGAAGACACCTGCCCAAGGAATTCCTTTCACTTTCACGGATTATTACACCAATGAGATGGGCAATAACCTTAAACGGTTTTTTCTGTCATTTGAAAAGGCCATCCAGCCGGATGCTATCACCGACATAAAAATAAAAACCAACCGATTAGAAGAAGTAATCGCCGGAACAGCAAGCGCGAAAGTAACCAGGCCGGTGAACCTGGATCCCGGATATCTCACCTCCGGCAAGGTCATCCTGGCGACCACAAAGGATTATTCGCACCGCATCTATCTCAAAGACGGCATCTATGCGGAAATAACCTTGCAATACCGCGCGGTCAAAGGCAGCGGGAAGAAATTCCAGGCCATGCCCTGGACGTATCCTGATTATTGCACCAAGGAATATCTTGACTTCTTCCATCAGATGCGTAAGATTTATTTAACTCAAAACAGCCAATAG
- a CDS encoding alcohol dehydrogenase catalytic domain-containing protein → MRVAMYYNNNDIRIEEMPNPEPAKDELVMRIEASGICGSDVMEWYRIKKAPLVLGHEVAGVVDKVGEGVSKYKKGDRIVAAHHVPCNTCHYCLNDHHTVCDILRQTNFYPGGFAEYVRIPAINVDRGVFRIPDKISYEEATFTEPLACVLRGQKQAGLKPQQSILVIGSGIAGLLHIKCARASGADTIFATDTDDFRLDAAQKFGANIAIKADGDVPSILRKHNKGRLADLVILCTGATNAVKQAIESVERGGTILFFAPANDEKISIQINKLFWRNEITLTSSYAGNEKDHLDAMELINSKKITVKDMITHRFGLKDTVKGFQLTVKPDKSIKVIIETQN, encoded by the coding sequence ATGCGCGTGGCAATGTATTATAATAATAATGATATCCGTATAGAGGAAATGCCCAACCCTGAGCCGGCTAAAGACGAATTAGTTATGCGGATTGAAGCAAGCGGTATTTGTGGCAGTGATGTAATGGAATGGTATCGTATAAAAAAAGCACCTTTAGTCCTGGGACATGAAGTTGCCGGTGTCGTCGATAAGGTCGGTGAGGGCGTTTCCAAATATAAAAAAGGCGATCGTATTGTCGCCGCACACCACGTCCCTTGTAATACATGCCATTACTGCCTGAACGACCACCACACAGTTTGTGACATATTAAGGCAAACTAATTTCTATCCAGGTGGCTTTGCCGAGTATGTCCGAATTCCGGCAATCAATGTCGATAGGGGCGTATTCAGAATACCTGATAAGATTTCTTATGAAGAAGCCACTTTTACCGAACCTTTGGCTTGTGTTCTTCGCGGGCAAAAACAGGCCGGATTAAAACCCCAACAAAGTATCCTCGTTATAGGAAGCGGAATTGCTGGTCTGTTACATATAAAATGCGCCCGGGCATCAGGTGCGGATACGATATTCGCTACTGACACAGATGATTTCCGCCTTGACGCGGCACAGAAATTCGGCGCAAATATTGCTATAAAAGCCGACGGAGATGTTCCATCTATCTTACGGAAACATAATAAAGGCCGCTTAGCTGACCTGGTTATACTTTGCACCGGAGCGACAAACGCGGTAAAACAGGCAATCGAATCGGTGGAAAGGGGCGGAACGATTCTATTCTTCGCACCTGCCAACGATGAGAAAATCAGCATCCAGATAAATAAACTCTTCTGGCGTAACGAAATAACCTTAACGTCCTCCTATGCGGGTAATGAAAAAGACCATCTTGATGCAATGGAATTAATAAACTCTAAAAAGATCACTGTAAAAGACATGATTACTCACAGATTCGGGCTTAAAGACACAGTTAAGGGATTCCAATTAACCGTTAAACCGGATAAATCTATTAAAGTAATTATTGAAACGCAAAACTAA
- a CDS encoding peptidylprolyl isomerase, whose product MGQAKCGDMVKVNYIGKLDDGTIFYNSDEKGALQFKVGNEEVIVGFEDAIIGMKAGESKIIRVSADKAYGPFRKELIAVIPRDEFPKHITPEVGQILQITQSDGVQIFFRVTEVCDLSVTVDGNHPLAGKDLTYEIQLLEICPAM is encoded by the coding sequence ATTGGACAAGCAAAATGTGGAGATATGGTTAAGGTAAACTATATCGGAAAACTTGATGACGGGACTATATTTTATAACTCTGATGAAAAGGGAGCTCTGCAATTCAAGGTGGGTAATGAAGAAGTTATAGTTGGTTTTGAAGATGCTATTATTGGGATGAAAGCTGGTGAGTCAAAAATTATAAGAGTTTCGGCTGATAAGGCCTACGGCCCATTTCGTAAAGAATTAATAGCCGTGATTCCGAGAGACGAGTTTCCCAAGCATATAACGCCTGAAGTCGGGCAGATATTACAAATCACCCAGTCAGATGGGGTGCAGATATTTTTTAGAGTGACCGAGGTTTGTGATTTATCTGTAACCGTGGACGGTAATCATCCTCTGGCCGGCAAGGACCTAACCTACGAGATTCAACTTCTTGAGATTTGTCCGGCTATGTAA
- a CDS encoding class II aldolase/adducin family protein — MLKIFKQIGNALFVSGLNHSHSGNISLKIGNKIYITRRGVMKGFLTKRDIIRTGLENTWNDYLDSTEINVHRAIYRTTSSKAIVHCHPPIAIAFSLIRKEIIPIDVEGMIALPKIPILKCLKATASKELEKNLPPLLKKYRSVLIKGHGLFSAGQSLEEAFHYATLTEHIAKIIYYAKIMRSN, encoded by the coding sequence ATGTTAAAGATATTCAAGCAAATCGGCAATGCGCTCTTTGTCAGCGGACTCAATCACTCGCACAGCGGGAATATTTCTCTTAAAATAGGCAATAAAATCTATATTACCCGCCGCGGAGTAATGAAGGGATTTCTTACAAAAAGGGATATTATCCGCACTGGCCTAGAGAATACCTGGAATGATTATCTGGATTCAACCGAGATCAATGTCCATCGGGCAATATATCGCACAACTTCCTCAAAAGCCATTGTACACTGCCATCCACCCATAGCCATTGCATTTTCACTAATCAGGAAAGAGATTATCCCGATAGACGTAGAAGGGATGATCGCCCTGCCAAAGATACCTATCCTGAAATGTCTGAAGGCAACCGCCTCTAAGGAACTTGAGAAAAACCTTCCCCCGCTCTTGAAGAAATACCGTTCTGTATTAATTAAGGGACACGGTTTGTTTTCAGCCGGACAATCTTTAGAAGAAGCGTTTCATTATGCCACGCTTACCGAACACATAGCTAAAATCATATATTATGCTAAAATCATGCGGTCTAATTGA
- a CDS encoding beta-hydroxyacyl-ACP dehydratase: MPSTLLTDIGTIDVNNVALDKEKIRSLIPHRYEMEQIDAVLKFDKDNRLIVGLKNVRADEFWVRGHIPGRPLLPGVLMVEASAQLASVFSRLMGISPGDKFIGFSGIDKVKFRGTVIPGDKLIIIIKCTDMNNRRAFFETQGIVNNKLVFEGTITGMII; the protein is encoded by the coding sequence ATGCCTTCAACGTTACTGACGGATATCGGCACCATCGACGTAAATAATGTCGCACTTGACAAAGAGAAAATACGTTCACTCATCCCCCACCGTTATGAGATGGAACAAATTGATGCGGTGCTTAAATTTGATAAGGATAACCGATTGATTGTCGGACTAAAGAATGTCCGGGCTGATGAATTTTGGGTGCGCGGTCATATCCCGGGCCGGCCTCTTTTACCCGGCGTTCTTATGGTTGAGGCATCCGCCCAACTGGCCAGCGTTTTTTCACGCCTTATGGGAATCAGTCCGGGCGATAAATTCATCGGGTTCAGCGGTATTGATAAGGTTAAATTCCGGGGCACGGTCATTCCTGGTGATAAATTAATCATCATTATTAAATGCACAGACATGAACAACCGCAGGGCGTTTTTTGAGACACAGGGAATTGTTAACAATAAACTGGTCTTTGAAGGCACTATTACCGGGATGATAATATAA